One Arthrobacter sp. StoSoilB20 DNA segment encodes these proteins:
- a CDS encoding YhgE/Pip domain-containing protein: protein MTVLRLARSELKRMTGGLLPKLTILALTMVPLLYGAVYLYANWDPYGNLNQIDAALVVEDTGATSSDGTELQAGRKVADSLVEGHVFSWKQVSSAEDADAGVRTGEYAFALRIPKDFSANLASPGSFDAANQAMLHVTTNDANNYLLSTIVDKLTTAVHSTVAKEVGEETANQLLTGFGTIHASIVKAADGASELATGVGKLSDGAATLHGGTTQLVTGADQLVAGQTQLRDGAVQLNNGAGQLSSGLTELKNKTATLPADSKKLADGAAQVAAGNAELNAKVQDVVGQLEAADKGLRTRVVESNARLVAAGVLTQEQAAKVLADFDAAAASSPVTDAKAKISGDAAKIQQLSDGSAAVSAGASKLAAATPTLTDAISKAAAGAGQLSTGAATLAAGQQSALDGAAKLDDGARQLDDGAGQLATGAVTAADGSHTLATELAKGAGDIPNPNDDQKSSVSKVIADPVAVDNVSQAKAGSYGAGLAPFFLTLALWIGVFMLVQAMRPITQRALASNAPAWKIAVGGWLPFFVVSVLQATILTLVVNLGLGLNPAHPIGMWLFMLAAVMAFSAIIQGIVALMGTPGKFVVLILLVLQLVSSGGTFPWQTTPMPLHVVHEVLPMGYVVTGMRHLIYGGELSMIWPTVLGLLGYTLLGMALSTLAVRKHKVWTLKTLKPEIAV, encoded by the coding sequence GTGACTGTTCTGCGGCTCGCCCGCTCCGAACTCAAGCGCATGACCGGCGGGCTCCTGCCCAAGCTGACCATCCTCGCCCTGACCATGGTTCCGCTGCTCTACGGAGCCGTGTACCTCTACGCGAACTGGGATCCATACGGCAACCTGAACCAGATCGACGCTGCCCTGGTGGTCGAAGATACGGGAGCCACGTCCTCTGACGGCACGGAGCTTCAGGCCGGCAGGAAAGTTGCAGACAGCCTGGTTGAGGGCCACGTCTTCAGCTGGAAGCAAGTCTCCAGCGCCGAGGACGCAGATGCCGGTGTCCGGACAGGTGAGTACGCTTTCGCCCTGCGGATCCCCAAGGACTTCTCCGCCAATCTGGCCTCCCCCGGCAGCTTCGACGCTGCCAACCAGGCCATGCTCCACGTCACCACCAACGATGCCAACAACTACCTCCTGAGCACCATCGTGGACAAGCTCACCACCGCAGTGCATTCCACCGTGGCCAAGGAAGTGGGCGAGGAAACAGCCAATCAGCTCCTCACCGGATTCGGCACCATCCACGCGTCCATCGTGAAGGCAGCCGACGGAGCCTCCGAGCTGGCCACGGGCGTGGGAAAACTCAGTGACGGCGCAGCTACCCTCCATGGCGGAACCACCCAACTGGTGACCGGCGCCGATCAACTCGTGGCCGGACAGACCCAATTGCGCGATGGTGCCGTTCAGCTCAACAACGGTGCAGGCCAACTCAGCTCAGGCCTCACCGAACTGAAAAACAAAACGGCAACCCTGCCTGCCGACTCCAAAAAGCTTGCCGACGGTGCCGCCCAGGTAGCTGCCGGAAACGCGGAGCTGAACGCGAAAGTCCAGGACGTCGTCGGCCAGTTGGAAGCGGCGGACAAGGGCCTGCGCACCAGAGTTGTAGAGTCCAACGCCCGGCTGGTCGCCGCCGGCGTTCTGACGCAGGAGCAGGCGGCCAAGGTCCTTGCTGACTTCGACGCCGCCGCGGCCTCGAGCCCCGTGACGGACGCCAAGGCAAAGATCTCCGGCGACGCCGCCAAGATCCAGCAACTCTCGGACGGTTCAGCCGCTGTAAGTGCCGGTGCCTCCAAGCTCGCCGCTGCCACGCCAACACTCACCGATGCCATCTCGAAGGCCGCTGCAGGTGCCGGCCAGCTCAGTACCGGCGCAGCAACGCTCGCGGCCGGACAGCAGTCCGCTTTGGACGGCGCAGCCAAGCTCGACGACGGCGCCCGCCAACTGGACGACGGCGCAGGCCAGCTCGCCACGGGTGCAGTGACGGCAGCCGATGGTTCGCACACCCTGGCCACGGAACTTGCCAAGGGTGCCGGGGATATCCCCAATCCGAACGATGACCAGAAGAGCAGCGTGTCCAAGGTGATCGCTGATCCGGTAGCTGTGGACAACGTCTCGCAGGCCAAAGCGGGCTCCTACGGCGCAGGCCTGGCACCGTTCTTCCTGACCCTGGCCTTGTGGATCGGCGTGTTCATGCTGGTCCAGGCCATGCGGCCCATCACCCAGCGGGCCTTGGCGTCGAACGCCCCCGCGTGGAAAATCGCCGTCGGAGGCTGGCTGCCGTTCTTCGTGGTCTCGGTACTGCAGGCCACCATCCTCACCCTCGTGGTGAACCTGGGACTGGGATTGAACCCGGCCCACCCCATCGGAATGTGGCTGTTCATGCTGGCCGCCGTGATGGCCTTCAGCGCGATCATCCAAGGCATCGTGGCGCTCATGGGAACACCCGGCAAGTTCGTGGTGCTGATTCTGCTGGTCCTGCAGCTGGTGTCCTCGGGCGGTACGTTCCCGTGGCAGACCACGCCTATGCCGCTGCACGTGGTGCACGAAGTCCTGCCCATGGGCTACGTGGTCACCGGCATGCGCCACCTCATCTACGGTGGTGAGCTCAGCATGATCTGGCCTACTGTCCTTGGCCTGCTTGGATACACTTTGCTGGGAATGGCGTTGTCCACGCTCGCCGTCCGCAAGCACAAGGTGTGGACCCTCAAGACGCTGAAGCCGGAGATCGCAGTATGA
- a CDS encoding N-acetylmannosamine-6-phosphate 2-epimerase produces the protein MILTPEGLEALRSQLIVSCQAYPGEPMRDPRTTAQVAASAVIGGAAAIRVQGLADVQFTRTAVEVPVIGLWKDGHDGVFITPTLRHAFAVANAGAHVVAIDGTRRPRPDGLSLSDTVAGIHAESHALVMADCGSFDDAVAAVEAGADLIGTTLSGYTGERPKTDGPDVELLEQIASAGLGKPLIAEGRIHTPTHARQALDAGAFAVVVGTAITHPASITGWFKGAMQA, from the coding sequence ATGATCCTCACGCCCGAAGGCCTCGAAGCCCTCCGTTCCCAGCTGATCGTCTCTTGCCAGGCGTACCCCGGAGAGCCCATGCGCGATCCCCGGACCACGGCGCAAGTGGCGGCATCAGCGGTCATCGGCGGCGCGGCGGCGATCCGCGTCCAAGGGTTGGCCGACGTACAGTTCACGCGCACCGCCGTCGAGGTCCCTGTTATTGGCCTTTGGAAAGACGGTCACGACGGCGTTTTCATCACCCCGACGCTTCGGCATGCCTTTGCCGTTGCGAACGCCGGGGCCCATGTTGTTGCGATTGATGGAACCCGGCGTCCCCGGCCGGATGGGCTGTCCCTATCCGATACCGTGGCGGGTATCCACGCAGAATCACACGCGCTGGTCATGGCAGATTGTGGCTCGTTTGACGATGCCGTGGCAGCCGTCGAGGCCGGGGCTGACTTGATCGGCACCACGTTGTCCGGCTACACCGGCGAGCGCCCCAAGACGGACGGCCCGGATGTGGAGCTGTTGGAGCAGATTGCTTCTGCTGGGTTGGGCAAGCCGCTCATCGCTGAGGGCCGGATCCACACCCCTACCCACGCACGGCAAGCCCTGGACGCCGGAGCGTTCGCGGTGGTGGTTGGTACAGCGATCACCCACCCGGCGAGCATCACGGGCTGGTTCAAGGGTGCGATGCAGGCTTAG
- a CDS encoding ROK family protein has protein sequence MTAPLTQAAHVIGVDLGGTKTAAGVVSPSGDVLISETIPTLNRAGGEAILDATAALITGLAERAADAGISVSGVGVGSAGVIDASSGVVVSATDAIHGWAGTALVSGLCSRLALPAAAVRAVNDVHAHALGEAWLGAAAGSSSSLMVAFGTGVGGSFVVDGAPVLGHRFVGGHVGHFASPYACADGAPLPCVCGASGHVEAIASGPALYQAYLRFGGSSLDAADTRGVFALAASASDTHDDGAAAASADSRAAALRAVEVGAAAAGQAVGGLINILDPETVVVSGGLADAGDPWWKPMESALRLELLAPLAAVPVIRATLGNTAAIVGAAKLVLEIRETS, from the coding sequence GTTGACCTCGGTGGCACCAAGACGGCCGCCGGGGTTGTCTCCCCTTCCGGCGACGTGCTCATCTCGGAGACCATTCCGACGTTGAACCGGGCCGGTGGCGAAGCCATCCTCGACGCCACCGCTGCGCTGATCACGGGCTTGGCGGAGCGCGCTGCCGACGCCGGAATTTCGGTTTCCGGCGTCGGCGTCGGCTCCGCGGGGGTTATTGACGCTTCTTCCGGGGTTGTTGTGTCAGCGACCGACGCGATTCATGGCTGGGCCGGCACTGCACTTGTCTCCGGGCTGTGTTCCCGGCTTGCCCTGCCGGCCGCCGCGGTGCGGGCCGTCAACGATGTCCATGCGCACGCCCTGGGTGAAGCCTGGCTGGGCGCGGCCGCTGGTTCCTCCAGCTCGCTCATGGTGGCGTTCGGTACGGGCGTAGGCGGCAGCTTTGTGGTGGACGGCGCTCCCGTTTTGGGGCACCGGTTTGTGGGCGGGCATGTTGGACATTTCGCTTCCCCTTATGCCTGCGCTGACGGTGCTCCCTTGCCGTGCGTCTGCGGTGCTTCCGGGCACGTTGAGGCCATTGCTTCCGGCCCTGCCTTGTATCAGGCCTACCTTCGCTTTGGCGGTTCGTCCCTGGACGCAGCCGACACGCGGGGCGTGTTTGCGCTGGCGGCTTCGGCCTCAGACACGCACGACGACGGTGCTGCCGCAGCGTCCGCGGACAGCCGGGCTGCTGCTTTGCGTGCCGTCGAGGTTGGCGCAGCAGCGGCAGGCCAAGCCGTGGGCGGGCTCATTAATATCCTCGATCCCGAGACCGTGGTGGTCTCCGGTGGCTTGGCCGATGCCGGCGACCCCTGGTGGAAGCCCATGGAGTCTGCCCTGCGTTTGGAACTACTGGCACCCCTGGCTGCAGTGCCCGTCATCCGGGCAACCCTCGGCAACACCGCCGCCATTGTTGGCGCCGCGAAACTCGTCCTTGAAATAAGGGAAACATCATGA
- a CDS encoding ABC transporter ATP-binding protein → MLSVQQLQINGRRGDLLPATSLQVRRGELLLVAGEGQDQRTALALALSGRMKPSNGILSWDTTTKTKKIRLASALVDSPGVNEPEQHLSVRDLVTEDLSLIPRRYRGALLSKPWLKVNSFEDIAGLWIEQIPAARRLELLTALALADPATDLLVVDSPDRHSADPAAWLPRLQALASDAGRPLAVVAVVGALPDNWTGAAAVIGNSVTHPPEPEAESTAVEPAEPATAVGPAEPEPATAVEPAEPATAVEPKAKHAAATALDKPETPATSTTPTAHQSAADPENETLQRTAK, encoded by the coding sequence GTGCTGTCCGTACAGCAACTCCAGATCAACGGCCGCCGGGGCGATCTCCTTCCGGCAACGTCACTTCAAGTCCGCCGGGGCGAACTCCTGCTCGTCGCCGGAGAGGGCCAAGACCAGCGGACCGCTTTGGCGTTGGCTTTGAGCGGCCGCATGAAGCCAAGCAACGGCATCCTCAGCTGGGACACCACCACCAAGACCAAGAAGATCCGCCTGGCCAGCGCTTTGGTGGATTCCCCGGGCGTCAACGAGCCCGAGCAGCACCTCAGCGTCCGAGACCTCGTTACCGAGGATCTGTCCCTCATTCCCCGCCGTTACCGCGGCGCCTTGCTCAGCAAGCCCTGGCTGAAGGTCAACAGCTTTGAAGACATCGCCGGGCTCTGGATTGAACAAATTCCCGCCGCCCGCCGCCTGGAACTCCTGACGGCATTGGCCCTGGCAGATCCCGCCACCGACCTCCTCGTGGTGGACTCTCCCGACCGCCACAGCGCAGACCCCGCTGCCTGGCTGCCCCGGCTTCAGGCTTTGGCGTCCGACGCCGGGCGGCCGCTTGCCGTCGTCGCCGTCGTCGGTGCCCTACCGGACAACTGGACCGGAGCCGCCGCGGTCATCGGCAACTCAGTGACGCATCCGCCCGAACCGGAGGCGGAGAGCACCGCCGTCGAACCAGCCGAGCCAGCCACCGCCGTCGGACCAGCCGAGCCCGAGCCAGCCACCGCCGTCGAACCAGCCGAGCCGGCCACCGCCGTCGAGCCCAAAGCAAAGCACGCTGCCGCAACGGCACTCGACAAGCCGGAAACGCCCGCAACATCTACAACACCCACGGCGCACCAATCAGCCGCCGACCCTGAAAACGAAACCCTTCAAAGGACTGCAAAGTGA
- a CDS encoding NAD(P)/FAD-dependent oxidoreductase, which produces MTAESSREFDVIVIGAGAVGENVADRVVRGGLTAVIVESELVGGECSYWACIPSKALLRPGNVLHAAQVVPGASEAVTGVVDPQAVLKNRDWFTNNWQDGSQVEWLDSAGIELIRGRGRITGPREVQVDGIDGTNYALKAHHAVVIATGSTPTIPDIEGLKDVPFWTTRGATAAKEVPRRFTVLGGGVAGVEMAQAFARLGSDVTLIARGRLLSSYPEEAADLVMAGLRADGVTVHVHTDVEKTEKNDDGSVTVTFDGKKVTADKLLVASGRHPALSNLGLDNVGVEARDGKPLRLTTDPSGLVEGPASDGTSGLWLYAAGDAAGKVLLTHQGKYEARATGDAIVARANGKLKGSPEPWSPWAHTANDHAVPSVVFTDPEVAAVGPSLEQALLQGRNVTGVELPINVSGSQLYSPDYKGWAQIVVDEDRKVILGATFVGPGVAELLHSATIAIVGEVPLDRLWHAVPSYPTISEVWLRLLEKYGL; this is translated from the coding sequence ATGACTGCCGAGAGCTCCCGGGAATTCGACGTAATTGTGATCGGCGCGGGCGCCGTAGGAGAAAACGTGGCGGACCGGGTGGTCCGGGGCGGCTTGACGGCGGTGATTGTTGAGAGCGAACTGGTAGGCGGCGAGTGCTCCTATTGGGCCTGCATACCCTCCAAGGCACTGCTCCGGCCAGGGAATGTCCTCCATGCAGCCCAGGTGGTGCCCGGCGCCTCCGAGGCTGTGACCGGAGTGGTGGACCCCCAGGCCGTGCTGAAAAACCGGGACTGGTTCACCAATAACTGGCAGGACGGCAGCCAGGTCGAATGGCTTGATAGCGCCGGCATCGAGTTGATCCGTGGACGCGGCCGTATTACAGGCCCACGTGAGGTTCAGGTGGACGGGATCGATGGCACCAACTACGCGCTCAAGGCCCACCATGCGGTGGTCATCGCGACGGGGTCGACCCCCACCATCCCGGACATTGAGGGCTTGAAGGATGTTCCCTTCTGGACCACCCGCGGCGCCACGGCAGCCAAGGAAGTTCCCCGGCGATTCACAGTCCTCGGCGGTGGCGTGGCCGGCGTGGAGATGGCCCAGGCTTTCGCCCGCCTCGGCTCGGACGTCACACTGATTGCCCGCGGCCGCCTGCTGAGCAGCTACCCGGAAGAGGCCGCCGACCTGGTCATGGCCGGGCTCCGCGCCGATGGGGTGACCGTCCACGTCCACACTGATGTGGAGAAAACAGAGAAGAACGACGACGGCTCAGTGACTGTGACGTTCGACGGCAAAAAGGTCACAGCCGACAAACTTCTGGTCGCTTCCGGGCGGCACCCGGCCCTGTCCAATCTGGGCCTGGACAACGTGGGCGTCGAAGCCCGGGACGGCAAACCGCTCCGCCTCACCACCGATCCAAGCGGGCTCGTGGAAGGTCCTGCAAGCGATGGCACCAGTGGGCTCTGGCTGTATGCCGCCGGAGACGCGGCCGGCAAGGTACTCCTGACCCACCAAGGCAAATACGAGGCCCGGGCCACCGGCGATGCAATCGTCGCCCGGGCCAATGGCAAGCTCAAAGGATCACCCGAACCGTGGAGCCCGTGGGCCCACACCGCCAATGACCATGCTGTCCCAAGCGTCGTGTTCACCGATCCCGAAGTTGCCGCAGTGGGCCCAAGCCTGGAGCAGGCGCTCCTGCAAGGCAGGAATGTCACCGGAGTGGAACTTCCCATCAACGTCTCCGGCTCCCAACTGTATTCACCGGACTACAAGGGCTGGGCGCAGATCGTGGTGGATGAGGATCGGAAGGTGATCCTTGGAGCCACTTTTGTGGGCCCGGGTGTCGCCGAACTGCTCCACTCGGCCACCATAGCCATTGTGGGCGAAGTGCCGCTGGACCGCCTGTGGCATGCGGTTCCGTCGTATCCCACCATCAGCGAAGTGTGGCTGCGGCTTCTGGAAAAGTACGGACTCTAA
- a CDS encoding TetR/AcrR family transcriptional regulator, protein MSTTEPGTTEPVPAEPGAAAGAAGAAAGEKKLRPGRTNATKQRLFEASMELIGERGAAGVTVDEIAAAAGVSKGTVYYNFGSKSDLIAQLLRHGVDIMLVRLQDVRGKANDPLESMNNMVAQAMEFMDDYPSFARLWVSENWRTPGEWSAVFAELRAELLAVIGSAVESVASGYKVNESIARGSLEAAIFGAIFVVGLDRQTYNPERTREQSVAAVMTIMHGYVIK, encoded by the coding sequence ATGAGCACCACCGAGCCGGGCACCACCGAGCCGGTCCCTGCCGAGCCGGGCGCCGCCGCAGGCGCTGCCGGCGCTGCTGCCGGAGAGAAGAAGCTCCGGCCCGGCCGCACCAACGCCACCAAGCAGCGCCTGTTCGAGGCTTCCATGGAACTGATCGGCGAGCGCGGAGCAGCCGGGGTGACGGTGGACGAGATCGCAGCCGCTGCCGGTGTGTCCAAAGGGACTGTCTATTACAACTTCGGCAGCAAATCGGATCTGATCGCCCAGTTGCTGCGCCATGGTGTGGACATCATGCTGGTCCGGCTCCAGGACGTTCGCGGCAAGGCCAACGATCCCCTGGAGTCCATGAACAACATGGTGGCCCAGGCCATGGAATTCATGGACGACTACCCTTCCTTCGCACGACTCTGGGTGAGCGAGAACTGGCGCACTCCCGGGGAATGGAGTGCTGTCTTTGCCGAACTCCGTGCCGAGCTGCTTGCCGTGATCGGTTCCGCGGTGGAGAGCGTGGCATCCGGATACAAGGTGAACGAGTCCATTGCCCGCGGTTCACTGGAGGCGGCAATTTTCGGGGCCATCTTTGTGGTGGGACTGGATCGCCAGACATACAACCCGGAACGGACCCGCGAGCAGAGCGTGGCGGCCGTGATGACCATCATGCACGGCTACGTCATCAAATAG
- a CDS encoding sulfurtransferase: MEEELKPFVDWSWCAANPGTFVLADSRWYLDGSSGKDAYESGHLPGAVFIDLDQWLSGPASPGAGRNPLPDPEVFAQGMRDVGISDADTVVVYDDAGGVIAARLVWMLRSTGHKAAILNGGMAAYPGGLSTESSSRPKGNFSSRAWPVHLLADISEASSTAYLRLDARNTDRFEGRQDPVDPRPGHIPGAVNVPCRGNLDPSGQLLPELQIRANFERAGVESAQNIISYCGSGVTACHNLLVMEQLGMGQGRLFVGGWSQYSRAQERPVATMIQPYAPL; the protein is encoded by the coding sequence ATGGAAGAAGAACTGAAGCCTTTCGTCGACTGGAGCTGGTGTGCGGCCAACCCCGGGACGTTTGTTCTCGCAGATTCCCGGTGGTACCTCGATGGATCTTCAGGGAAGGACGCCTACGAGAGCGGCCATCTTCCCGGGGCCGTTTTCATCGACTTGGATCAGTGGTTGTCCGGCCCTGCGTCTCCTGGGGCCGGGAGAAACCCGTTGCCTGATCCCGAGGTCTTTGCCCAAGGCATGCGGGATGTGGGCATCAGCGATGCTGACACGGTGGTTGTCTATGACGACGCCGGGGGAGTCATTGCCGCCAGGCTCGTCTGGATGCTCCGGTCAACGGGGCACAAAGCCGCCATCCTTAACGGGGGCATGGCCGCTTATCCGGGCGGCCTCAGCACGGAATCCTCGTCCCGACCGAAGGGAAACTTCTCATCCCGCGCGTGGCCGGTGCACCTTCTGGCGGACATCTCCGAGGCTTCTTCCACCGCGTACCTGAGATTGGATGCGAGAAACACCGACCGCTTTGAAGGGCGTCAGGATCCTGTGGACCCTCGTCCAGGGCACATACCCGGCGCCGTGAATGTCCCTTGCCGTGGAAACCTTGACCCCTCGGGACAGCTGCTTCCCGAGCTTCAGATTCGCGCCAACTTTGAACGCGCCGGCGTCGAGTCCGCGCAGAACATCATCTCCTACTGCGGTTCCGGAGTGACGGCCTGCCACAACCTGCTGGTGATGGAACAGCTTGGAATGGGTCAGGGCAGGCTGTTCGTCGGCGGATGGTCCCAGTACTCGCGCGCGCAGGAGAGGCCCGTGGCGACCATGATCCAGCCTTACGCCCCGTTGTGA